The following are from one region of the Sphingobium sp. MI1205 genome:
- a CDS encoding lipoyl domain-containing protein → MADGAKVKEGQLLFALESGKSAQEVEAAATGTLKILKQTDETYEAGTILAEID, encoded by the coding sequence GTGGCAGACGGAGCCAAAGTCAAGGAAGGCCAGCTCCTATTTGCTCTCGAGAGCGGCAAATCCGCTCAGGAGGTCGAAGCGGCGGCAACGGGAACGCTGAAGATTCTCAAGCAGACCGACGAGACCTACGAAGCCGGGACGATACTCGCCGAAATCGACTGA
- a CDS encoding 3-keto-5-aminohexanoate cleavage protein, translated as MRLRQRKRPCFTCTPAIQTGQPLQDPDLFAQFLPRIKQSCDAIVNITTVGGLGMTLEDQLAPAKRFRPEVCSINMGSVNFNIRARPGRFRTGSLIGKSHIWR; from the coding sequence ATGCGATTGCGCCAGCGGAAGCGACCATGCTTCACCTGCACGCCCGCAATCCAGACGGGCCAGCCTTTGCAAGACCCGGACCTGTTCGCTCAATTCCTTCCGCGCATCAAGCAGTCCTGCGACGCCATCGTCAATATCACCACGGTGGGCGGACTAGGCATGACACTAGAAGACCAGCTGGCTCCCGCCAAGCGGTTCCGACCCGAAGTCTGTTCGATTAACATGGGTTCGGTAAATTTCAACATTCGGGCGCGGCCGGGAAGATTTCGGACTGGCAGTTTGATTGGGAAAAGCCATATCTGGAGATGA
- a CDS encoding AMP-binding protein has protein sequence MVKPPFFIQGVFGILGGMGPDQHDARNPTLLRSVAPYPALPLRSGTGRRTTAIDAPREICVSGPSLMTEYWNEPEATTEALIDGSYRSGDGGRLDRGGRA, from the coding sequence ATGGTCAAGCCGCCCTTCTTCATCCAGGGTGTATTCGGCATATTGGGCGGGATGGGGCCGGATCAGCATGATGCGCGCAACCCTACGCTGTTGCGGTCGGTCGCCCCCTACCCGGCTTTGCCATTGCGATCCGGGACCGGACGGCGCACTACTGCCATCGACGCGCCGAGGGAAATCTGCGTCAGCGGGCCAAGCCTTATGACGGAATATTGGAACGAGCCCGAAGCGACGACAGAAGCGCTGATCGATGGCTCGTATCGATCCGGCGATGGCGGTCGGCTGGACAGGGGCGGAAGGGCCTGA
- a CDS encoding MFS transporter — translation MPTGSAAATVKAAPPGVSRRELRTVVGASVIGTTIEWFDFFIYGVASALIFNRLFFPSFEPLTGTLLAFSTYALGFLARPLGGVIFGHFGDRIGRKTLLMISLLMMGLSTTAIGLLPTYEQIGSWAPILLVLLRLIQGFAVGGEWGGAVLIVAEVAPPSQRGFWTSWPQVGAPAGNLLAAAVFAAASALLTEADFIAWGWRIPFLLSIVLVLVGWWLRRAVSESLVFAREAAEAGVERFPAVEAIRRKGRALLTGAGLRFGENICYYVAATFSMTYLTEIRGGDRSLVLNAVLIGSALECLTMPFFAMLSDRVGRRLVYGGGALCMAAWFLIFFTLLDQGNAWSVGAAITVAMVAHGAMYAPQAAMITELFPTRLRYSGASIAYQATSIMAGSLAPLIALSLYQASGGTTLVTAYVVGSLILTIVAVIAASETRGVDLAKVE, via the coding sequence ATGCCTACCGGATCAGCAGCAGCGACGGTGAAGGCCGCGCCACCGGGCGTCAGTCGGCGTGAATTGCGCACCGTCGTGGGCGCCAGCGTGATCGGCACGACGATCGAATGGTTCGACTTCTTCATCTATGGAGTCGCGTCGGCTCTTATTTTTAATCGGTTGTTCTTCCCGTCCTTCGAACCGCTGACGGGCACGCTGCTGGCATTTTCCACCTACGCGCTGGGTTTCCTGGCGCGGCCGTTGGGCGGCGTGATCTTTGGTCATTTCGGCGACCGGATCGGGCGCAAGACGTTGCTGATGATCAGTTTGCTGATGATGGGTCTGTCGACAACCGCCATCGGCCTACTGCCGACATACGAACAGATCGGCAGCTGGGCGCCGATCCTGCTCGTGTTGTTGCGGCTTATCCAGGGCTTCGCCGTTGGAGGCGAGTGGGGCGGGGCCGTGCTGATCGTAGCGGAAGTAGCGCCGCCATCGCAGCGCGGCTTCTGGACGAGCTGGCCGCAGGTGGGTGCGCCGGCGGGCAACCTGCTGGCCGCCGCGGTGTTCGCCGCTGCGTCGGCGCTGCTGACCGAGGCGGATTTCATCGCCTGGGGCTGGCGCATCCCCTTCCTCCTGTCGATCGTGCTGGTGCTCGTGGGGTGGTGGCTGCGCCGGGCCGTCTCGGAAAGCCTGGTTTTCGCCCGCGAGGCGGCGGAGGCGGGAGTGGAACGCTTTCCGGCGGTGGAGGCGATACGGCGTAAGGGCCGCGCGCTGCTGACCGGCGCGGGCCTGCGGTTCGGCGAGAACATATGCTACTATGTCGCCGCCACCTTTTCCATGACCTATCTCACCGAAATCCGGGGCGGCGACCGGTCGCTCGTGCTGAATGCGGTGCTGATCGGCTCCGCGCTGGAATGCCTCACCATGCCGTTCTTCGCGATGCTGTCCGACCGGGTAGGGCGCAGGCTGGTCTATGGCGGCGGGGCTTTGTGCATGGCGGCCTGGTTCCTGATCTTCTTCACGCTGCTGGATCAGGGGAATGCGTGGAGCGTAGGGGCGGCGATTACTGTCGCGATGGTGGCGCACGGGGCGATGTATGCGCCACAGGCCGCGATGATAACCGAACTCTTCCCCACCCGCTTGCGCTATTCAGGGGCAAGCATCGCCTATCAGGCTACCTCGATCATGGCAGGGTCGCTGGCGCCCCTCATCGCCCTGTCCCTTTATCAGGCGAGTGGCGGGACGACGCTAGTGACGGCTTATGTCGTCGGCAGCCTGATCCTGACAATCGTGGCTGTCATCGCGGCGTCCGAAACGCGCGGCGTCGATCTCGCCAAAGTGGAATAG
- a CDS encoding TerC family protein, which translates to MEFLFADWLGTPAWFWLVFIALVTALTAFDLGFLHKDDREIGIRESLGLSAFYISVAMLFGGWIWFARGPEPGMQYFTGFFIEKALSIDNVFVISLIFSYFAIPARYQYRALLWGIIGVIVLRGLMIAGGAMLLHEAYWVLYLFAVFLIFTGIKMLFSGDTPMDISNNRAIKFIAAHIRMTPELHGEHFFARTPHPKTGKMVLAATPLFLALVIINFADLVFAVDSVPAIFAITTDTFIVYTSNVMAILGLRALYFALSAMVHRFHYLKYALALILVYIGTKIFVADFLLDGGKFPPVLSLGVTFALIAGGVGWSLWKTRQEARGVV; encoded by the coding sequence ATGGAGTTTCTGTTTGCCGACTGGTTGGGCACGCCCGCCTGGTTCTGGCTTGTATTCATCGCGTTGGTCACAGCCCTGACCGCTTTCGACCTGGGTTTCCTGCATAAGGATGACCGGGAAATCGGCATTCGGGAAAGCCTGGGCCTTTCGGCTTTTTACATCAGCGTGGCGATGCTGTTCGGCGGCTGGATATGGTTCGCGCGCGGGCCGGAGCCGGGGATGCAGTATTTCACCGGCTTCTTCATCGAAAAGGCGCTGTCGATCGACAACGTATTCGTGATCAGCCTGATTTTTTCCTATTTCGCTATCCCGGCCCGCTATCAATATCGCGCGCTGCTATGGGGCATCATCGGCGTGATCGTGCTGCGCGGCCTGATGATTGCGGGCGGCGCGATGCTGCTGCATGAAGCCTATTGGGTGCTCTATCTGTTCGCTGTTTTCCTGATCTTTACCGGGATCAAGATGCTGTTTTCGGGCGATACGCCCATGGACATCAGCAATAATCGCGCGATCAAATTCATCGCTGCGCATATCCGCATGACGCCGGAACTGCATGGCGAACATTTCTTCGCCCGCACGCCCCATCCGAAGACGGGCAAGATGGTGCTTGCCGCCACGCCGCTGTTCCTGGCGCTGGTGATCATCAACTTTGCGGACCTCGTCTTTGCGGTGGATAGCGTCCCGGCCATATTCGCCATCACGACCGACACGTTCATCGTCTACACCTCGAACGTCATGGCGATCCTTGGCCTGCGCGCGCTCTATTTCGCGCTTTCGGCGATGGTGCATCGCTTCCATTATCTGAAATATGCGCTGGCGCTGATCCTGGTCTATATCGGCACGAAGATCTTCGTGGCTGATTTCCTGCTGGACGGCGGCAAATTCCCGCCTGTGCTGAGCCTGGGCGTCACTTTCGCGCTCATTGCCGGTGGCGTGGGCTGGTCGCTGTGGAAAACGCGGCAGGAAGCGCGCGGCGTCGTGTGA
- a CDS encoding response regulator, with product MLQTKSLNTRVWLHAALILLLALPFAADLIFPLGTAVWVAYLLPVVLSYVAARPQLPLFVAAGATVLMIVGMPLAPAGVDPQVAITNRALACFTCWTLAIVGLFFIRNRLAIAREEWMQGGQVGLAKAVGGEQPLDTLATSALTFLADYLKAQAGALYIANGEGFRRYATYAVPADALLPERFDVGDGLLGQAVADRRSFLLNDVPDGYLCYGSALGQAKPESLLIATTQADGVINAVVELGLPKGADAEALALLERIAGQLGVAIRSGKYRARLRELLEETQQQAEELQAQSEELRANNEELEQQSRHLQESAARLEAQQSELEQTNSQLEEQARQLEIQRDDLTRAQRSLENQAGELEQASRYKSEFLANMSHELRTPLNSLLIMARLLAENRGGNLSAEQVRHAETIETSGNDLLALINDILDISKIEAGKLELQPRCMSIPALLEKMDAIFAPSAQSKGLAFSAGGTAPVEMESDPQRIEQVLKNFLSNAIKFTDSGSVALEADRLADGRIAFTVRDTGVGIPTEHQQLIFDAFRQADGTVSRKYGGTGLGLSISRELARLLGGEVEVQSVVGEGSAFRLILPERYDGAAAVRADLPPPVEQARPRPSNPKPARRRPTVVTQDDREQLSGDARVILIVEDDPVFAKILCDVAHELNFQCLIASTADEGALMARQYVPNAVILDMNLPDHTGLSVLDRIKRDVRTRHIPVHVVSVDDDSQAALSSGAIGYLFKPVKRDALVEMLEGLEARMSQRLRRVLVVEDDAQQAESVKLLLASRDVETVEARSAAQCFDLLGRETFDCMVLDLNLPDASGLDLLERLSADEAVGFPPVIVYTGRDLAQEEEMRLRRYSKSIIVKGAKSPERLLDEVTLFLHQVVSDLPEPQQALIAKSLNRDAALDGREILVVEDDIRNVYALTSIFEPHGAKVRIARNGREALQALDEAARGLSNAVDLVLMDVMMPEMDGLTATREIRAQPWGKQMPIIALTAKAMARDQQDCLDAGANDYLAKPLDVDKLLSLTRVWMPR from the coding sequence ATGCTGCAAACAAAGTCGTTAAACACGCGAGTCTGGCTTCATGCCGCACTGATCCTGCTGCTTGCCCTCCCCTTCGCCGCAGACCTGATCTTCCCCTTGGGGACGGCTGTGTGGGTGGCGTATCTGCTGCCGGTCGTGCTGTCTTATGTGGCGGCGCGGCCTCAATTACCTCTTTTCGTCGCGGCGGGTGCGACAGTGCTGATGATCGTCGGCATGCCCCTGGCACCGGCAGGCGTCGATCCGCAAGTCGCGATCACCAACCGTGCACTGGCCTGTTTCACATGCTGGACACTTGCGATTGTCGGCCTTTTTTTCATCCGCAATCGCCTGGCCATCGCGCGGGAGGAGTGGATGCAGGGCGGACAGGTGGGCCTTGCCAAGGCGGTGGGCGGCGAGCAGCCGCTCGATACGCTGGCGACCAGCGCCCTTACTTTTCTGGCCGACTATCTGAAGGCGCAGGCGGGCGCGCTATACATCGCCAATGGCGAGGGCTTCCGCCGCTATGCGACCTACGCGGTGCCTGCGGACGCGCTGCTTCCAGAACGATTTGATGTCGGCGACGGGCTGCTGGGTCAGGCAGTGGCCGACCGGCGCAGCTTTTTGTTGAATGATGTGCCGGACGGCTATCTTTGTTATGGATCGGCGCTGGGACAGGCCAAACCGGAAAGCCTATTGATCGCAACCACCCAGGCCGATGGCGTCATCAATGCAGTGGTTGAGCTGGGCCTGCCCAAAGGCGCGGATGCAGAGGCGCTCGCCCTGCTCGAACGGATCGCCGGACAATTGGGCGTCGCCATCCGATCCGGCAAATATCGCGCCCGCCTGCGTGAACTGCTTGAAGAAACGCAGCAGCAGGCTGAAGAACTGCAGGCGCAGAGCGAGGAGTTGCGCGCGAATAATGAGGAGCTGGAGCAGCAGAGCCGCCATCTCCAGGAATCGGCTGCCCGTCTGGAGGCCCAGCAATCCGAACTGGAACAGACCAATTCCCAGCTGGAGGAACAGGCAAGGCAGCTGGAAATTCAGCGTGATGACCTGACCCGCGCCCAGCGTTCACTGGAAAATCAGGCCGGGGAACTGGAGCAGGCTAGCCGCTACAAATCCGAATTCCTCGCCAATATGAGCCACGAACTGCGCACGCCGCTCAATTCGCTGCTCATCATGGCGCGATTGTTGGCGGAAAACCGGGGCGGCAACCTGTCGGCGGAACAGGTGCGGCATGCAGAGACGATCGAAACGTCGGGCAACGACCTGCTGGCGCTGATCAACGATATTCTCGACATTTCGAAGATAGAGGCAGGCAAGCTGGAACTGCAGCCGCGCTGCATGAGCATTCCGGCGCTGCTGGAAAAAATGGATGCGATCTTCGCACCTTCTGCGCAGTCAAAGGGCCTTGCCTTCAGCGCCGGGGGGACCGCGCCAGTCGAAATGGAAAGCGACCCGCAGCGCATCGAACAGGTGCTGAAGAATTTCCTGTCGAACGCGATCAAGTTCACCGATAGCGGATCAGTGGCGCTGGAAGCCGACAGGCTGGCCGATGGCCGCATCGCCTTCACCGTGCGTGATACGGGCGTGGGCATACCGACCGAACATCAACAGCTGATCTTCGACGCCTTCCGCCAGGCCGATGGCACGGTCAGCCGGAAATATGGCGGCACCGGCCTTGGCCTGTCCATTTCCCGCGAACTGGCCAGACTGCTGGGCGGCGAAGTGGAAGTGCAGAGCGTGGTGGGAGAAGGCAGCGCCTTCAGGCTGATCCTGCCCGAGCGATATGATGGCGCAGCCGCGGTGCGGGCTGACCTGCCGCCGCCCGTCGAGCAGGCGCGGCCCCGGCCATCCAACCCCAAGCCCGCGCGACGCCGCCCGACCGTGGTGACGCAGGACGACCGCGAACAATTGTCGGGCGACGCCCGCGTCATCCTGATCGTTGAGGATGATCCGGTCTTCGCCAAAATCCTGTGCGATGTGGCGCATGAACTGAACTTCCAGTGCCTGATCGCCAGCACCGCCGATGAAGGCGCGCTGATGGCGCGGCAATATGTGCCCAATGCCGTGATCCTGGACATGAACCTGCCCGACCATACGGGTCTGTCCGTGCTGGACCGGATAAAGCGCGACGTGCGCACCCGGCACATCCCCGTCCATGTCGTATCGGTCGATGATGACAGCCAGGCTGCCTTGTCCAGCGGGGCGATCGGCTATCTGTTCAAGCCGGTGAAGCGCGATGCGCTGGTCGAGATGCTGGAGGGGCTGGAAGCCCGGATGTCGCAGCGCCTGCGCCGCGTATTGGTGGTGGAGGATGACGCGCAGCAGGCCGAAAGCGTCAAGCTGCTGCTCGCATCCCGCGACGTCGAGACGGTTGAGGCGCGTTCGGCCGCGCAATGTTTCGACCTGCTGGGCCGCGAAACATTCGACTGCATGGTGCTGGACCTGAACCTGCCCGACGCTTCCGGCCTCGACCTTCTGGAGCGGTTGAGCGCGGACGAAGCTGTCGGTTTCCCTCCGGTCATCGTCTATACTGGCCGTGATCTCGCCCAGGAAGAGGAGATGCGGCTGCGAAGGTACAGCAAGTCCATCATCGTCAAGGGCGCCAAATCACCCGAACGGCTGCTGGACGAAGTCACGCTGTTCCTGCATCAGGTCGTGTCCGACCTGCCCGAGCCGCAACAGGCGCTGATCGCCAAATCGCTCAACCGCGACGCCGCGCTGGACGGGCGCGAGATCCTGGTTGTCGAGGACGACATCCGCAACGTCTATGCGCTGACATCCATCTTCGAACCGCATGGAGCCAAGGTGCGGATAGCGCGGAATGGCCGGGAAGCGCTCCAGGCGCTTGATGAGGCTGCGCGCGGCCTGTCCAACGCTGTCGATCTGGTGCTGATGGATGTGATGATGCCGGAGATGGACGGCCTTACCGCCACGCGCGAGATTCGTGCCCAACCGTGGGGCAAGCAGATGCCGATCATAGCCCTGACGGCCAAGGCGATGGCGCGCGATCAACAGGATTGCCTGGACGCGGGCGCCAATGACTATCTCGCCAAGCCGCTGGACGTCGACAAGCTGCTAAGCCTCACCCGCGTGTGGATGCCGCGATGA
- a CDS encoding CheR family methyltransferase, with the protein MDAAMSEEAFAAHEELELDLLLEAIWRHYHYDFRGYSRGSLHRRLARAQQRHDCDSLSHLQHLLLRDPAVFADLMGFLTIQVSEMFRDPAYFRALRELVVPHLKTYPSLKVWIAGCANGEEFYSLAILFREEGLEDRTIFYCTDISPAALQKAQAGIYDLDRIQQFTENHRLAGGKRSLSDYYTAAYGAAVFDKSLRRRAVFAEHNLASDQVFAEVQLVSSRNVLIYFDRELQDRALGLFGGALVRGGFLGLGSKETLRFSRYSDAFADFHEAEKIYRRNLKALEEFSDAA; encoded by the coding sequence GTGGATGCCGCGATGAGCGAGGAGGCTTTCGCCGCGCACGAGGAACTGGAACTGGACCTGCTGCTGGAGGCGATCTGGCGGCATTATCATTATGATTTTCGCGGCTATTCGCGCGGCTCCCTCCACCGCCGCCTGGCCCGCGCGCAGCAACGGCATGACTGCGACAGCCTATCCCACCTCCAGCACCTGCTGTTGCGAGACCCCGCCGTGTTCGCCGACCTGATGGGTTTCCTGACCATCCAGGTGAGCGAGATGTTCCGCGACCCGGCCTACTTCCGCGCGCTGCGGGAACTGGTGGTGCCGCATCTGAAAACCTATCCGTCGCTGAAAGTATGGATCGCCGGGTGCGCCAATGGCGAGGAATTTTACTCCCTCGCCATCCTGTTCCGCGAAGAGGGGCTGGAAGACCGTACGATTTTCTATTGCACCGACATCAGCCCGGCGGCGCTTCAAAAGGCGCAGGCGGGGATCTACGATCTGGACCGCATCCAGCAATTTACCGAAAATCATCGTCTGGCCGGGGGCAAGCGATCGCTGTCCGACTATTATACCGCAGCCTATGGCGCGGCCGTGTTCGACAAGTCGCTGCGCCGCCGGGCGGTTTTTGCCGAACATAATCTGGCCAGCGATCAGGTATTCGCCGAGGTCCAGCTTGTGTCCAGCCGCAACGTCCTCATCTATTTCGACCGGGAATTGCAAGATCGCGCGCTGGGCCTGTTCGGCGGGGCCTTGGTGCGCGGCGGCTTCCTGGGGCTGGGGTCGAAAGAAACGCTGCGCTTCTCCCGCTATTCCGACGCCTTTGCCGATTTCCATGAGGCGGAAAAAATATATCGCCGCAACCTCAAGGCACTGGAGGAATTCAGCGATGCCGCCTGA
- a CDS encoding response regulator, translated as MPPEPAKILAVDDIEENLTALEALLAEEGVELLKARSGVQALELLLVHDVALALLDIQMPGMDGFELAELMRGTERTRRVPIIFLTAVATDERRRFRGYETGAVDYLLKPVDAHILRNKTAIFVELFRQREELARQRDELAGALSRLNAHSDNSPLAIIEFDAGRHIVAWSKGAERLFGWRAPEVAGFRAVELDWIDPEDEALFDELTSDLIAGRSVRAMQHLRMRTAEGLTLECECYCSALLNGQGRLVSINVQVLDVTERKRAEDTQRLLIGELNHRVKNTLASVQAIAVQTLRHSSGPSDFAPTFTGRIHALARAHSLLSSTTWQGASLRELISGQLEIGAIDPTQLDIVGPDLELAPELALHVALILHELVTNAHKYGALCTPAGTVSLSWTIDGKQLAIIWAEDGGPAVAPPTRRGFGTALIERSLKAEGGQASVAYDKAGVRWTMTLPCGPRISRINTAASPASSDEDMAAGREGAISGRSFLIIEDEPLVAMEIASILEDEAAVVTIAASADEALTLLQTGDFDAALLDGNLQGEPVDPVAAALTARQLPFAFVTGYGRESLPGYSEDRPLISKPFDRKSLVQCASKLAALAVSAQEVGPTP; from the coding sequence ATGCCGCCTGAACCCGCCAAGATCCTGGCCGTCGATGATATCGAGGAAAATCTGACCGCGCTTGAGGCGCTGCTCGCGGAAGAAGGCGTCGAACTGCTCAAGGCGCGGTCGGGGGTGCAGGCGCTCGAACTGCTGTTGGTGCATGACGTTGCGCTGGCGCTGCTGGACATTCAGATGCCGGGGATGGACGGCTTTGAACTGGCCGAACTCATGCGCGGCACGGAACGCACGCGCCGCGTCCCCATCATATTCCTGACCGCCGTCGCGACCGATGAACGGCGCCGCTTCCGGGGGTATGAGACAGGCGCTGTAGATTATCTGCTGAAGCCCGTCGATGCGCACATCCTGCGCAACAAGACCGCCATATTCGTCGAACTGTTCCGCCAGCGGGAAGAACTCGCCCGGCAGCGCGACGAGCTTGCCGGGGCGCTGTCGCGGCTGAACGCCCATAGCGACAATTCCCCGCTGGCTATCATCGAATTCGATGCCGGGCGGCATATCGTCGCCTGGTCAAAGGGGGCAGAGCGCCTCTTTGGATGGCGCGCGCCAGAAGTCGCGGGCTTCAGGGCTGTCGAGCTGGACTGGATCGACCCGGAAGACGAGGCACTGTTCGATGAACTGACGAGCGACCTGATCGCCGGGCGATCCGTCCGGGCGATGCAGCATTTGCGGATGCGAACGGCTGAAGGCCTGACGCTGGAGTGCGAATGCTATTGCTCCGCGCTGCTCAATGGACAGGGTCGGCTCGTTTCCATCAATGTTCAGGTGCTGGACGTCACGGAACGAAAGCGGGCGGAAGATACGCAGCGCCTGCTGATCGGCGAACTCAACCATCGGGTGAAGAACACCCTGGCCTCCGTGCAAGCGATCGCGGTGCAGACACTGCGCCATTCGTCCGGCCCATCCGACTTCGCGCCGACCTTTACCGGGCGCATCCATGCGCTGGCGCGAGCACACTCCCTGCTGAGCAGTACCACATGGCAGGGTGCTTCGCTGCGTGAACTGATCAGCGGCCAGCTTGAGATCGGGGCGATCGACCCGACCCAGCTCGACATCGTGGGGCCGGACCTTGAACTGGCGCCCGAACTGGCGCTGCACGTCGCCCTGATCCTGCATGAGCTTGTCACCAACGCCCACAAATATGGCGCTCTATGCACGCCGGCCGGAACGGTGTCACTATCGTGGACGATTGACGGCAAGCAACTGGCGATCATCTGGGCCGAAGATGGCGGCCCTGCTGTCGCTCCACCAACGCGCAGGGGCTTCGGCACCGCGCTCATAGAACGAAGCCTAAAGGCTGAGGGCGGGCAGGCCAGCGTCGCTTATGACAAGGCTGGCGTTCGGTGGACGATGACCCTGCCCTGCGGCCCGCGCATCAGCCGGATCAACACCGCCGCCTCCCCCGCCAGCTCGGATGAGGACATGGCAGCCGGGCGCGAGGGGGCGATATCGGGCCGATCTTTCCTGATCATTGAGGATGAGCCGCTGGTGGCGATGGAAATTGCCAGCATATTGGAGGATGAGGCCGCCGTCGTCACCATCGCCGCGTCCGCCGACGAAGCGTTGACCCTGCTTCAGACCGGCGATTTTGACGCCGCGCTGCTGGACGGCAATCTTCAGGGCGAGCCGGTAGATCCTGTCGCCGCTGCGCTGACGGCCCGGCAGCTTCCCTTCGCTTTCGTCACTGGATATGGTCGCGAAAGCCTGCCCGGATATTCAGAGGATCGGCCACTGATCAGCAAGCCGTTCGATCGCAAATCGCTGGTCCAATGTGCATCCAAGCTGGCGGCTCTTGCCGTCTCTGCTCAGGAAGTCGGGCCCACTCCTTGA
- a CDS encoding transglutaminase-like domain-containing protein, translated as MNESITYIGLLADAEIELDSAALALSGLDHEGVDLDSYLGLLRTISAAVDAERQDAGEAALDSGEAQGALLARVLGAQFDFAGDTATYDAPLNADMIRVLDRRRGLPVSLSILYVAAARRMGWTAYALNTPGHVLVSIGPEDREAVIDPFNRGALVQPEQLSALPAQASDAFPQTGHEPLEPMSNRMTLVRMLLNQSLRAEQAGDTWRACMLYERMTVIAPEHDAGWWALARLQLVHGKVESARASLTAMLEINREPERRRYITQALDRLAGQS; from the coding sequence GTGAACGAGAGCATCACCTATATTGGCCTCCTAGCGGACGCGGAGATCGAACTGGACAGTGCCGCGCTGGCGCTGAGCGGCCTCGATCATGAAGGGGTCGATCTTGATTCCTATCTCGGCCTGCTCCGCACGATCAGCGCCGCCGTGGACGCCGAACGGCAGGACGCCGGGGAAGCTGCGCTGGATTCGGGGGAAGCGCAAGGGGCGTTGCTTGCTCGCGTCCTTGGCGCACAGTTTGACTTCGCGGGCGACACAGCGACCTATGACGCCCCGCTCAACGCCGACATGATCCGGGTTCTGGACCGGAGGCGAGGCCTGCCGGTCAGTCTATCCATCCTTTATGTCGCGGCCGCCCGGCGCATGGGCTGGACCGCTTACGCGCTCAACACGCCCGGCCATGTCCTTGTCAGTATCGGTCCTGAAGACCGCGAAGCGGTGATAGATCCGTTTAATCGGGGGGCGCTGGTGCAACCCGAACAACTGTCGGCCCTGCCTGCGCAGGCGTCAGACGCCTTCCCCCAGACCGGCCATGAACCTCTGGAGCCGATGTCGAACCGTATGACGCTGGTCCGCATGCTGCTTAACCAGAGCCTGCGAGCCGAGCAGGCGGGCGACACATGGCGCGCATGCATGCTGTACGAAAGAATGACCGTCATAGCGCCTGAGCATGACGCCGGATGGTGGGCCTTGGCACGCTTGCAACTGGTGCATGGCAAAGTGGAATCGGCCCGCGCCAGCCTGACCGCGATGCTGGAAATCAACCGGGAGCCGGAACGCCGCCGCTACATAACTCAGGCGCTCGACCGGCTCGCCGGGCAATCCTGA
- a CDS encoding MarR family winged helix-turn-helix transcriptional regulator, which produces MSANNSPATASASQISPASPLFLREDEIRRGIEMLYFGYTALTRSIDERLAAQGLGRAHHRALYFISRQPDLTVKDLLRLLAVTKQSLGRVLNDLIEQGYIETRQGAIDRRQKLLRLSAAGAALEAELFRALREKMAAAYAQAGQGSVTGFWRVLEGLIPDADRSMVFGLRSR; this is translated from the coding sequence ATGAGTGCAAATAATTCTCCCGCAACCGCATCGGCATCACAGATTTCGCCGGCGTCGCCGCTGTTCCTGCGTGAGGATGAGATCAGGCGGGGGATCGAAATGCTGTATTTCGGCTACACCGCCCTGACCCGATCGATCGACGAAAGGCTGGCGGCGCAGGGGCTTGGCCGGGCGCATCATCGCGCGCTGTATTTTATCTCACGCCAGCCGGACCTTACGGTCAAGGACCTGCTGCGCTTGTTGGCCGTCACCAAGCAATCGCTGGGCCGCGTGCTCAATGACCTGATCGAGCAAGGCTATATCGAAACGCGCCAGGGCGCGATCGACCGGCGACAAAAGCTGCTCCGCCTCAGCGCGGCGGGCGCAGCGCTCGAAGCGGAACTGTTCCGCGCGCTGCGAGAGAAAATGGCTGCGGCCTATGCCCAGGCAGGTCAAGGGTCGGTCACCGGTTTCTGGCGCGTTCTGGAAGGGTTGATACCCGATGCCGACCGATCCATGGTCTTTGGCCTGCGCAGCCGTTGA